TGTTGGAGCCCCAGCAAATCACATTTCCGTTCGAAAGAGCCGCACACGAATGAGCCCCACCCGCGGCGACGCCAATTGCAAGCCCACCTGAATACCCCACGGACTGCCACTGACCGTTGTAGCCCCAGCAGCTCACATTTCCATTCGAAAGAAGCGCGCACGAATGGTAGCGACCGGCGGCGACGCCAACTGCATTCCCACCCGAATATCCTGCTGACTGGCCCTTGTCGTTCAGGCCCCAGCAATGCACGTTTCCATTCGAAATGAGCGCACACGAGTAGAATTCGCCAACCGCAACACCAACTGCCGGCTCCGCGGCCGCCCCCGCCTCCGGCAATCCGAGCACAACGACTGCCGCAAACATCGCAAGCAGAAGCATTATTGCGCGCACGCCAACCGACGCCATCCCGAACACCGCCGCCCCATGCCGGTCGCGGCTATTTGAGGTTTATCTGGAAATCGCAGCAATTTGGTCTCATGCTTGCCTGTTTCTACGCCTGCCCCTTCTTCGCCGGCACCCGTGGAACGATCCCGTCGAACCCTTCGTCGAAGCTTGCGACGGTGGCTCCGAGATCCTGCGCGAGGACGACGAGGATGCAGTCGGTGAAGGAGAGGCCTCGTTCGTAATGCTGGAAGTGGAGCCGCGCGGCCTTCTCGATCTCCTGCCGCGTGGCCGTGCGCAGCGAGATCGGAGGCGGAGAGTCTGCCTCGCCGAGGAAGAAGGACGCGTAGTCCTGCGAAACCTCCTTCCGGCCGGGGCGCCTGCGCAGGAGCGTGAGGCCCTCGTCGAGGACGTAGTCGCTTGTGACGGGAACGCCAAGTTCGCCGGCGAGGATGCGGCGCAAGAGCAGTTGTGCTTCCGGGTGCCGGGGCTCGTCGACGTTGATGGAGGCGATGAGGAGCGAGGTGTCGAGGACGACGGTCAAGGCGCCTCGTTTCCGTAGACGATGTCGTCGATTTCGTCGATTGACCAGGCGCCAAGCGCGTGCGTCTTTGCCGACCACCGGCGGATCTCCGCGGCCGTCAGGGGCTTCCACGCGGCTTCGACCAGGAAGCGCTCGCGGTGGCGCAGCGCAAATTCGAGCGCCTTGCCCACCACGTCCTGCTGCGGCAGGCGCGTTCCGGTTGCGGCCGTGATCTCGCGGCGAAGCCGCTCAAGCTGCCCCTTGTCTTCGTCACGAATGCGGATCGGACTCGTTGCCACAAAGGATTGTAGTATTTTCTACAAACATATATTTTTCTACATGATCGTGCGCCAGCGGGCGACTCGAAAGCTTGAAGCCTCCCACGGGGTCCTAGGGTCCTTGCCCCATGCGCAAAGACCTCATCCGCGACGTCCGCGCCGTCCTCGCCCAGGCCGGCTAC
This sequence is a window from Candidatus Thermoplasmatota archaeon. Protein-coding genes within it:
- a CDS encoding PIN domain-containing protein, producing MTVVLDTSLLIASINVDEPRHPEAQLLLRRILAGELGVPVTSDYVLDEGLTLLRRRPGRKEVSQDYASFFLGEADSPPPISLRTATRQEIEKAARLHFQHYERGLSFTDCILVVLAQDLGATVASFDEGFDGIVPRVPAKKGQA